The Argiope bruennichi chromosome X2, qqArgBrue1.1, whole genome shotgun sequence sequence ctATCCATATTGCTcatattaaactgaaaatattattcgtAAGTAAACTGGGATAAGAAATTCTTCAATGATTATCTTTTAGAAAGGTTAAATggttattccttttttaatatgagtgatttactgataaataaaagaaaagaaaaagaataatcgggtatttcattcaaaatcaggGCAAAATGAGGCGGATTGTCAGGATTGTCTTTTCTGATAAGAGATATTTAATGACTTGGTCGCATAGAAGAAgctcgaaatttaaaataaacattttgatgtaactttaaaaaattaaatttaatgaatatttttatacgagTTTTCcccttaaaaataatcaaaattcgaGACTCCCCTGAATAATGCGGAGTCTTAGATTAATTGAAGCTGAGAATTTACTGTCATTGTAGTTGTATTTCTGTCTTGAACTCAAAATCTACTTCACTAAACCACTTGTTTctttaggaaatatatatatatatatatattgcatgaaATTTAGAAAAGGTTTTCTGGATATTGGTCAAATCTTCTGGCAATAACAAAAATCACCATTTTGATTggcaaaatatattgattataagAAAAAGGCAAATCTTAATCaaccttaaattattttaaattctatttcatgtCCAGAAATATCATCTAAATATCTCaatcaaatatagtttttatctgcataaaattgaagaaatttatgaACTTTTCTTAACATAAATATCTTTAACTATGAATATGTATATTGGCTTATTAAGTTCAATGTAAGAAAAGCAGTGAGAacttaatattgtattttcatcaGATAACTTGGCACCAAGTCGTTTGGTTACTGTAGAATGATAAGTCAGAAAACCATAATACTGCATTATGGATTTCTCACCATTCGCAAATGTCGCTTATCGTGTAATTATTAAATTCGACAATCGTTAGTCTGAATACATAATTATTTCGACATCTTCTGGAGTTGATTAACGTACgacaaatatttattgattattacatATTATCCTAAATTTCAGTTCACAGTGATTAAATAATTTCCTGCAATCTTgtagaatacatttttcttatgtttttttttcttatgcgtGTCTTTGCTAAAGCAACACATTTTAGGATTTTAGAAACttaaattaaactataattttgtttttgtatttgatctgtcaaaatataaattgatgaaatatttttttctaaaatatcgtATACTCTCACTAGTAACTTATATGAGACACTTTCCATCGTTCTTTCCAATTAAAGAATTAGTTTCTTTGTTCAACTACAAAAAGTTCTTTTATAACAACCCAGTATAAATAACCGTTAAGGAATTCGTCAACATTCTTAAAGGATAACTGAATGAATATTCGTTATTATGTAACATTTTGAAATCTGTAACGTTGAAACGTTACAAAATGTATGTTTCCTCCAAACGAGTTTTATATAACTAGCCAAAAGTCTATCTACATTTGGAATAGCATTTTACATACTGCTATACATGTAACAGAcgatattttatgtaactttatttTTCGAATACCTTTGATTCATATGAAGCGAAGATAAATATTAAACCTTTATTTATACTATACTGTATACGAAATACAAATGATTTagcgtttttttttattcctttcgtttttgtatttattaaaagtcgAATAGTTCTAAGCCGGAGGAgaagctatttatttattagctcataattaagaaattagaagaaattccAGCCTTGAATTGCATTCTTATTATTACttagtctttaaaattttattttaagtattatttaaaagttttcagcTCATGTTTTCTTCaggaatttttctgtttataaatgtataaaaaagtacTACACATTACTAATTTGTAAATCCCAGGAAAGAAtttcttggaataaaaaaaaaaatgtaatttttaagcattaatttgtCGTAACAATTACGACAATACAGGGCGTTATTTTTCGTTTACGAATCaggcatataaaatttttgtcttgTCGTTTCTTTCTTAGAATACCATTTTTTGTACGCTTTTTGGTGTTTATGGCGTTAAAGGAGAATCGTCGtaattaaacattcaatttttaatgttctcATAGGATTTATGTGACTTCTTTACTTTCTAACCACGAATCTTTTGCGTTAAAGCATAAATGAAGCAAAGTGTCTTTGGAAAATATTCCTTCAAAAAGAATCGacgatattttcacaataaatcttattaatttcttcatttaacaCTTCTGGTCTTAGGTTTTAGTGAAATACTAGTATATAGTCATACTGGCATCATTTTCTGACTGCAGGcaattttcatcaaattcatCATTTCAGACAATGCTAATTTTTTCCACTGAAAAAATAACATTGCTAGTGCTTTGTTTTAAActtaacaaataaacaaatgaattataAGAAAACACGTATTAgagtaatatattttagaatatttttcatatcgatatttaaaacaatttgttaaaaaaatcttcaagaaaacaaatttattttaagaaagataaattaaaattagaaggaATTTCAGGTAATATAACAGTAAATGCACAGagccaatttaattttataatccttTGTGTATTTTGCACGGACGAACGCACCGACACACGCAAGCAGCATTTATCATGGGACCTGCCTGGCTATCATGTGAATTGACTCCTTATATGAAGCATTGATATTAGGGTAAGGTTGATACTCGATTTTTCTGAATCAGGAAAAAATCTGATTCTGGTATTTGACTGTACCTGATGCTTTTCTACTTCATATGAGctgatgtcaattttttttttttttttttagtatgcatTAAAAACAATCTATTAATAGATCTCTCATTTCCCAAATCGGTCGTTACTTATAGCTTACTTTAATTTACactgcttattttaattttatacttggctttttaaagcattatcaagaagtaagaatttttataaaaattaaaagacttaTAAAGCGAACTTAattttcatctgtttttaaatatctCGTCATATAttcctgtttaaaaatataaatatgattatttaagaacatatgttaaattattatattctggaaattctatttattttcaccatttaaatatcatttatgtttagtttattttaataataatgatcatattgttaaagttatttattcgtttcgaataaaaaaaaaaagcgttaaaagcaaaatgaatttattctcaaaaattccTATCAACTTTATCTGCTTAATAAACATTTCaaggaaaagttttgaaaaatgcgttagaaatacttttattccaagtaatggttaaaaatattataaataaaaaaacatgttaattaCATTGTCGAGGCTGAACGATAGACTAGATAATACTGCATCGATCAGATTGATACAGTATCATCGGATATGTATCAACCTAACTGATTGATACCAGTGGCATCAGATTGATACAGTATCATTGAACCGAAAATCAACGAGTTGAGATTACCAAATGGTATCAATCGAGTTCAAAACTGATACCGAGTACTTTGTACTTTTAACCTACATCAGTTTTGTCTAATTGATACTTTAGCGTATCAGATACTAATTATCAGGTTGATACAGAATCACCTAACAGTAATCGATACAACTATGTAAAGTAGAAAGAAAATGATGGTGATTAAGTATTAGCTGCACTTTtgtatatttgcaaataaaatccattttaaaagcTTCAGAtgatatcttatttatatatcgagtgtattttttttaataaaaaaaaactaaatttactcgcggtcttattttttttctgtgtttgaaTAACTCAACACTGTAGGAAGTGCGGAACGCTTATTCTCTGTGAGTTTCTTACTTGCTCTTTTCTATATCGATCGATGAAAGAAAAGTTggaatgttttatttactttttcccaATCTCTTGGGCTGTTTACAGAATGTTGGGAGAAAATtacttgtttcaaaaattactgGCGAATACATTAACATTTTATGCGAGTATTAAATGCTTtcactgtgaaaaaaaaaaatcctaatgtaGCAAAGGAAAAGCCTTAGAAAAAATTAGTTAACGTAGacagaaaatctttaaattcttttctttttttctagttttcttttagaaaattaaagtttagCAAAGGGAAAACTTTTGCATTActtaatgttttttgtttctaagattcatttttcttaaaagttttgaaaggaattattgcatatatttaatgactctgtgaaaataaatgaaacatgaaTTGATCGACTAAGTaatatattatactaaaatatacTATTCTTGATCCTATGATGTAAGGAAaaataatactgataaaaaataatactttaaataataatcataatttataatagtaatagtaaataataatcataattaacaatagtataatttaaaaaataatactgatcCACTtaaaattttgcctcaaaaattaCATTAGCTTCTCCTATTTAATATATCATCTTCCGAGAACGATTTGGGCCGCGGtgggctggtggtaaggtctcggcttcggaaccggagggtttcaggttcgtgacccgattccaccggagaaccgtcgtgtaagggggtctgttgcactttaaatacgtcatgaccaaacgtcctcccgctggtgtggaaaTTATATGTGGTAATTTTATGTGGTGTGGaaagagggtgccagctcaggtgtcatcctcgtcatctgaccgcggttcaaaattacgaggtccatcccaaaataatcctagtgttgcttcaaacggaacgttaatataaccaaaccaaaccaaaccaatccgAGGactatttcaaatgcaaaaatcaaCGAGTAATCGTGCCAGTGAACATGATTGCATAAGTTACTCTATGAGTTAATGaatacttttatgtttttatatacgATGTTTACAAAGAGGGAACATGGAAACTATAAAGCGTATACATGTatataggtaaaatttggtacacatatttaacatctaaattatatattcgcatcacattttgaatcaaatccgagAATCGgtttaactgtctgtcggtctatgcATTCACATACCTGTAAGCATTATAACTTAGAAGTACAGACTTAAAATAAAgatcatatagaaataaaatttgctttatgatcttgttactaaaattaatgttttgaatcagattttggtttcaattggtcaTAAAAAGGCGTCCAAGATacctactgttttttttttttctctatatttactAATGAAGCACAAAAAGCTCATATGCGATGCTCTGCAACTAAAAATCTGTGCAATCCTGACGTTCATAGTTTTGCTCAAGGCCCAATTTTTATGTAGAAGTGGGGGTAGCACTTTTAATAAGGAGCATAcgaaaaaagttctgaaaaacCATTCCCGCTGATTTTCCCTTATAGTTCGTAGTGGAAAATTATTCTTGCAATTATTAGCTTTTAAAACCGTGGTTACTTGTGTTAGAGAATCTGCGATTGAATTATGTAAAACTGGTATCATTTGGTTCTTCTGAAATCCGTTTTATAAGcttgtttaatttaaaacaccTATTAACTGTTTTTTAATGTCTAAGTATTAATACTTACTGTTTTAGAGTTATAGAGTCAGATAATTTATACGTAAAAAGTTTGCATACATAATTTGGGAATAAAATCCAGGATTCTATAGGAAATTAAATGTGCAAAATTAATTACTaagtatttcatttgaaaacataataaaaagatCTTTAAATTTGCTCATGAAAATTGCTGTAACTTCGCTGTAAGGACTAATGgcagtggtcttcccaaaactttctcgcctactctcTAATAGATGCATTATCTTCTCTCTCCTTCCTACCCCATAGCATTGTGAGCCTTTGGGAAAGGCCTTGAACGGCGTAAGTGCACCGATATTTATTTCCAGAGCTTCGCAGAGTTACATACTTCATAGtataattaagaaaaccggtACATGGCTATTTTTAAGCGCATGATAttgtgaacaatagttacgaaagaccCTGTTAGCTTGCGATCTTTGTCGATTTTTTGGTGGCTAATCGTTAGaatgttattaataaagaaatacctgaaaaccgaatatgcattttggacgtcTTTCTTTCGACtgtttgaaaacaaaatcttaatcaaaaaatcatagatcaaatttcagttatttaagtctatgcgtttttcaattatccCGTTTGCATGCATGCAAAAACACAGGCGGACAGATAGACtccctctgaatgaatttcgttcaaaatttgatagaaatctataaatatggtGTAGTTTCGAAATTATTTGACCCTTTTCTATATTATGCTTccaaaaataattgcttaaaatctTTTGTGAAAATAAccaattttgtagaattttatataGACAAAAACAAGttcaattgataaaatttgacccttttttccttcaatttttcctggcctatttcctttcattttcatgCCTGTTTTTATGAGATAATTGGgagcaaaatattgttttaatatcgcagttttccttttaaataagcTCTGATTTCCAGAATGTTTGTTTTCCAGAGTTTAAAAGTTTATGTTCTGTTGAAATTTAACCTTAATTTTCACATAtcttatacagaaaaaataattcgttaaaattaaagattttattcactttacattacgtaaaaataattgtaatatgattatatttGATCATTCTtgtttaaacaacttttttattcattaaattgcaTTGATTCGTATTTTTTCTTCAGCTTGCCCTGCTGCATTAAGGAATTGGATGGGTTCGACAACAAGGCTTCCAAAACTTCATGTGCTACTCCTTTCCTATCCTAGAAGTGGCTCTTCATTTCTTGGTGATTTACTTCAAAGCTATAGTGGAGCCTTTTACCACTTTGAACCTcttcattattttggaaatatagtAGAACACAACCAACTGGACACTGCGAGGAAACTTcttcatgatttatttacatGTGATTATCGAGACTGGGCCTCTTTCCCAGAATGGGCCTGGTTTAATAGTGATTTCTTAACATTCAGGAGAAATAAACGATATTGGCAGATGTGTACACACAAAGATAATACGCGTATGCTCTGCTATAATATCTGCTTCCTTGCTGTTGCCTGTCGAAACTCCCCAGTTCAGATCATAAAGACTATTCGAATGACTGCTGCTGAAGCGGGGAAGTTGATGGAAGAGTATAACGATCTCAACCTTAAAGTCATTCATCTAGTCAGGGACCCGAGGGGAACCATGAATTCAAGACAGCAAAAAGACATTGCCGCATGGTGCGGCAAATATAAAGCCTGTTCATCATCTCAAACGTTTTGCAATTTAGTAAATGAAGATTTGAAGCACGCATGTGAATTGCAAAAGCGGTATCCTAACAGGTATACCGTATTAAGGTATGAGGATTTAGCTCTTGATCCACCTCAAGTCACTGAgaggttatttaaatttctagataTTGGTCCAGTACCTGGTgaagtatttcaatttttagaaactcACACTCAAGGGGTATCTCCTCATTCGAGCACAAACTCTTTTCTTCAGCCTCCCTATAGAACAGTAAGAAATTCAACACAAGCCGCCTTAGAGTGGTGCAAAAAAATGAAACGGAAAGACATTCAGAAAGTTCAACGAAGTTGTCATGTAGTCCTAAATAAATTAGGCTATAAATTAGTAAATAGTACAGACTTGAATGTGGATGATGTCATTGGGGAGGGATATGAAATTTGCTCGTCTCCttaatcgagaaaaaaaatattttttttctcagaaataaaattttgacgaCAGCAAATTTGCTGGTAATTTTGAAAACTGACTGAAATAAGCGCTGGCGCATCCGGTTCGAATATTCAGGAAGTGATGATCAAGATATTACCTTGGTTTCTCCAGTAAGGACGAACCTTTACTTGTCTTCCTTTTTGAGACCTACATGTCAACCTTATCAAAAGGTTGATGTATGCGGGAATCAGTTTGTATAGTTAATGTTATTATAGGCATAGATTTGCCAAAATTTCTCACCAAATAGACATTCCGACCAGAGTGATCGAACTGTACAATAATTGCAATGAGCAGCTGAAAAAAATGGCGTGCTTGGCTTGATAATTGTGGCATATACTACTTTAAAGAAAGAATCCCGTGATAACAATTTTGGGCTGCTTTTCTAgatttgcaatttcaaaataataataaatacataattatgaatattacacCATAAATAAAAAGTGCAGTATCAGTTTGAGATAATTAGTTCTGTCATTAGCCTAGatcatgttttttgaaatttaaaattgatggCTACATTAGTATAGACTGTATAAACGGAAGATTCTAATGTTAGTAGAACTTTAGGTTTTGCATTTATTGTATTCAATATATAGTAGATTCTAAGCTAGACGTGTTTCGATACTATTGGTAGAAGAAATGATTATTGTCCTACATCCACTTATACTTTACTGCggaatgtgaaatttaaaaaattaaatacctgAAGTTGCTTCTTTTATAGTCTTAGAACTTATTTACTGCTTCCAGTCATCCTAAGCTTATCTGGCTTAAATGCATTGAAGTGCCGACGTGCTTGCTGCGTTTATGtgattcagatttaaatatataaaataagtgatATTATTTGGTACATCCTGTTTCAAGGTGATATATTTTACATTGTGAATAGataatgtgtgtgtatataaatatatacatatgcaaTGTAATAAGTTTAACtagtcactttttaaaaaatacgttgtGTTTcttgttatttacattttcaagacaataaaaaacatctttgaagaattttgatattcaaaattccagtgatcattttaatgatatttataacaaGCATCCTACCATTCTTGCTGCAAAATGTCTttgaactaaaagaaaatatgtaatgtgttcttattatttttccctttaatatGTGACCTACTAGCACAAAACCTTCCTAAAGTAGCACAGATATATATCAATtccttgttaaaaataaattctgtatctgatattactattttatatgtatacaaTTTTATTAGATGCAACTAAAACTGTCGTACTATGCTAAAATTACCATTCATCTATAAAAACTGAATCTAGAAAATTCAgactttaaatttcaacaaataacaTCGAATATATTgttgagtttattttattaaagagcGAGAATACAGAGAAAAGCATTGCATTTCATTCTCTGGTACATTTTATCATTCAATTATTTATGTCATTAGACTTTCCTTAAAAGCATTGGATACCTTTTTTATTGAATGGCAAGAAGAACTCGCAAAAAAATGTCGATATTAAGAGACCATTCGGTAACATTcagcatttttctgaaaaatcagaaaagagttgaagaaaaaaaaatcaactgtgaGGTTTTTTTCAACTGAGAGTCAGCTTGAATACTAGTTAAGCATAATCGGAgccttcttaatttatttaatcgatGACAAGGAATTTTAGCTGTTTTTGGTTGCATCAATGTATATACTGTGTGTACTATTTCCGTGTCTATTTATCAATTAACACTCACAATGGGTTTATATTAGAGGCAACATTTGCATATCAAAGAAAAGAGCAGATGCATTTCATGATCTCAgctatttcattagaaatatatcgatatgtaaattaaatgaaatttatacacTTTCACAGGTATatggatttcatttttaacaaaactaGCAAATGAAAGTTAAATGTTTGACTAGTAACAATGAATCATTGAAAATACTTCACTCGGGCGGGATAAATTAGTAcgctagttttatttttaatgtatatttgtgGCAAGCCTAAAAGACACTTGCGGTAAAATATCTCtcatttaatgaattcattaatttgatttgCGCAAGATTTACACATATTAAAGATAAGAACTTTCTGTAAAGAAGTATTTAGAGTAAAGTTGTTGGCTTCAATATGAAGAAACTGAACACTGataattttagcaattaaatgtttatattaaaaaaactatatagagTAATTATACGGttgtttaatatttcgtaataaaaagTGATGAAATGAATTCACATTAAAGGCATTTCATCAAAACAAAACCTCAAGGTGGAACACGAATTTCTGACCTATTATACTTGCcacaaatttcatattaatattttgttcaaataaatttatttcctttctttattcGTAAGTTATAGATTAGAACTATCATCAATTCTTTTTTGCTAAAATTACTGTTTGTTATAAAGTTGTGAATTTTtgt is a genomic window containing:
- the LOC129960170 gene encoding carbohydrate sulfotransferase 1-like isoform X3, producing MAGWLQSYRSKFGHRLLAVLLGFCTLIVLSYVTTNVGRHPRFTQPVTCPAALRNWMGSTTRLPKLHVLLLSYPRSGSSFLGDLLQSYSGAFYHFEPLHYFGNIVEHNQLDTARKLLHDLFTCDYRDWASFPEWAWFNSDFLTFRRNKRYWQMCTHKDNTRMLCYNICFLAVACRNSPVQIIKTIRMTAAEAGKLMEEYNDLNLKVIHLVRDPRGTMNSRQQKDIAAWCGKYKACSSSQTFCNLVNEDLKHACELQKRYPNRYTVLRYEDLALDPPQVTERLFKFLDIGPVPGEVFQFLETHTQGVSPHSSTNSFLQPPYRTVRNSTQAALEWCKKMKRKDIQKVQRSCHVVLNKLGYKLVNSTDLNVDDVIGEGYEICSSP
- the LOC129960170 gene encoding carbohydrate sulfotransferase 1-like isoform X2, whose translation is MMKDQPLFFIDKEWLQSYRSKFGHRLLAVLLGFCTLIVLSYVTTNVGRHPRFTQPVTCPAALRNWMGSTTRLPKLHVLLLSYPRSGSSFLGDLLQSYSGAFYHFEPLHYFGNIVEHNQLDTARKLLHDLFTCDYRDWASFPEWAWFNSDFLTFRRNKRYWQMCTHKDNTRMLCYNICFLAVACRNSPVQIIKTIRMTAAEAGKLMEEYNDLNLKVIHLVRDPRGTMNSRQQKDIAAWCGKYKACSSSQTFCNLVNEDLKHACELQKRYPNRYTVLRYEDLALDPPQVTERLFKFLDIGPVPGEVFQFLETHTQGVSPHSSTNSFLQPPYRTVRNSTQAALEWCKKMKRKDIQKVQRSCHVVLNKLGYKLVNSTDLNVDDVIGEGYEICSSP
- the LOC129960170 gene encoding carbohydrate sulfotransferase 1-like isoform X1, which codes for MHQAFKKMKSGDEGISFSHVPVLSWLQSYRSKFGHRLLAVLLGFCTLIVLSYVTTNVGRHPRFTQPVTCPAALRNWMGSTTRLPKLHVLLLSYPRSGSSFLGDLLQSYSGAFYHFEPLHYFGNIVEHNQLDTARKLLHDLFTCDYRDWASFPEWAWFNSDFLTFRRNKRYWQMCTHKDNTRMLCYNICFLAVACRNSPVQIIKTIRMTAAEAGKLMEEYNDLNLKVIHLVRDPRGTMNSRQQKDIAAWCGKYKACSSSQTFCNLVNEDLKHACELQKRYPNRYTVLRYEDLALDPPQVTERLFKFLDIGPVPGEVFQFLETHTQGVSPHSSTNSFLQPPYRTVRNSTQAALEWCKKMKRKDIQKVQRSCHVVLNKLGYKLVNSTDLNVDDVIGEGYEICSSP